From Ailuropoda melanoleuca isolate Jingjing chromosome 8, ASM200744v2, whole genome shotgun sequence, a single genomic window includes:
- the SH2D2A gene encoding SH2 domain-containing protein 2A isoform X1: protein MEFPLAQICLQGSCKAPVPTFSTFQPVELSHRSCQDVGLLQGPRLQALKAVEAPLGPRVPAAHAAVSGTPSGTASALAPIPPPASPQPPGAASSPEDAGKAEEVLEEGVQSLQAETRAWFQKTQAHWLLQHGAAPAWFHGFITRREAERLLEPKPEGCYLVRFSESAVTFVLTYRSRTCCRHFLLAQLRDGRHVVLGEDSAHERLQDLLRHYTACPLSPYGETLTEPLVRQQTPEPAGLSLSSEMPDSGNKDTHPQYSPIVKKLQNMTPTQKEGAGEPKELPRPKPPVPAKPQLPPEVYTSPAPRPRPAPPPKPSNPIYQEPDEPIAFYAMGRGSPGEAPSNVYAEVEAQVPPGAAGPPCVLGHPALRKCRSRPVPGGQNPGARQPHAENSVTGQGPPVPHQPLPCWGHTLPHKLSRQRTEDKGQTWLSLGPPQ, encoded by the exons ATGGAGTTCCCCCTGGCCCAGATATGCCTCCAAG GAAGCTGCAAAGCCCCTGTGCCTACCTTCAGCACCTTCCAGCCCGTGGAACTGTCCCACAGGAGCTGCCAGGACGTGGGTTTGCTTCAGGGGCCCAGACTCCAGGCCCTGAAGGCTGTGGAGGCCCCGCTCGGCCCCAGGGTCCCAGCCGCCCACGCTGCTGTGAGTGGGACCCCATCTGGCacagcatctgccttggctcccatccccccaccg GCATCACCTCAACCTCCAGGGGCTGCCTCCAGCCCAGAGGATGCTGGGAAAGCTGAGGAGGTGCTTGAGGAAGGAGTCCAGTCCCTGCAGGCTGAGACACGGGCTTGGTTCCAGAAGACCCAGGCCCACTGGCTCCTGCAGCACGGGGCAGCCCCCGCCTGGTTCCACGGCTTCATCACCCGGAG GGAGGCCGAGAGGCTGCTGGAGCCCAAGCCTGAGGGGTGCTACTTGGTCCGGTTCAGTGAGAGCGCTGTGACCTTCGTGCTGACCTACAG GAGCCGGACTTGCTGCCGCCACTTCCTGCTGGCCCAGCTCCGGGATGGGCGCCACGTGGTGCTGGGCGAGGACAGCGCCCACGAGAGGCTGCAGGACCTGCTGCGACACTACACGGCGTGCCCGCTCAGCCCCTACGGGGAGACGCTCACAGAGCCCCTCGTCCGCCAG CAGACACCTGAGCCTGCAGGACTTTCCCTGAGCTCTGAAATGCCAGATTCTGGAAACAAGGATACACACCCTCAGTATAGCCCGATCGTCAAAAAGTTGCAGAACATGACCCCCACGCAGAAGGAGGGGGCCGGGGAGCCCAAGGAG CTGCCCAGGCCCAAGCCTCCCGTGCCCGCCAAGCCTCAGCTGCCCCCCGAAGTCTACACGAGCCCGGCCCCGAggccccgcccggccccgccccccaaGCCCTCCAACCCCATCTACCAGGAGCCCGACGAACCCATCGCCTTCTACGCCATGGGGCGGGGCAGCCCCGGGGAAGCCCCCAGTAACGTGTACGCGGAGGTCGAGGCGCAGGTGCCGCCGGGCGCTGCGGGCCCGCCCTGCGTCCTCGGGCACCCCGCGCTGCGCAAGTGCAGGTCCAGGCCGGTCCCGGGGGGCCAG AACCCAGGCGCCCGGCAACCGCACGCTGAGAACTCTGTGACCGGACAAGGCCCTCCCGtgccccaccagcccctgccctgctgggggcACACCCTCCCCCACAAGCTTTCTagacagaggacagaggacaAAGGACAGACGTGGCTTTCCCTGGGGCCTCCTCAGTAG
- the SH2D2A gene encoding SH2 domain-containing protein 2A isoform X2, with the protein MEFPLAQICLQGSCKAPVPTFSTFQPVELSHRSCQDVGLLQGPRLQALKAVEAPLGPRVPAAHAAVSGTPSGTASALAPIPPPASPQPPGAASSPEDAGKAEEVLEEGVQSLQAETRAWFQKTQAHWLLQHGAAPAWFHGFITRREAERLLEPKPEGCYLVRFSESAVTFVLTYRSRTCCRHFLLAQLRDGRHVVLGEDSAHERLQDLLRHYTACPLSPYGETLTEPLVRQTPEPAGLSLSSEMPDSGNKDTHPQYSPIVKKLQNMTPTQKEGAGEPKELPRPKPPVPAKPQLPPEVYTSPAPRPRPAPPPKPSNPIYQEPDEPIAFYAMGRGSPGEAPSNVYAEVEAQVPPGAAGPPCVLGHPALRKCRSRPVPGGQNPGARQPHAENSVTGQGPPVPHQPLPCWGHTLPHKLSRQRTEDKGQTWLSLGPPQ; encoded by the exons ATGGAGTTCCCCCTGGCCCAGATATGCCTCCAAG GAAGCTGCAAAGCCCCTGTGCCTACCTTCAGCACCTTCCAGCCCGTGGAACTGTCCCACAGGAGCTGCCAGGACGTGGGTTTGCTTCAGGGGCCCAGACTCCAGGCCCTGAAGGCTGTGGAGGCCCCGCTCGGCCCCAGGGTCCCAGCCGCCCACGCTGCTGTGAGTGGGACCCCATCTGGCacagcatctgccttggctcccatccccccaccg GCATCACCTCAACCTCCAGGGGCTGCCTCCAGCCCAGAGGATGCTGGGAAAGCTGAGGAGGTGCTTGAGGAAGGAGTCCAGTCCCTGCAGGCTGAGACACGGGCTTGGTTCCAGAAGACCCAGGCCCACTGGCTCCTGCAGCACGGGGCAGCCCCCGCCTGGTTCCACGGCTTCATCACCCGGAG GGAGGCCGAGAGGCTGCTGGAGCCCAAGCCTGAGGGGTGCTACTTGGTCCGGTTCAGTGAGAGCGCTGTGACCTTCGTGCTGACCTACAG GAGCCGGACTTGCTGCCGCCACTTCCTGCTGGCCCAGCTCCGGGATGGGCGCCACGTGGTGCTGGGCGAGGACAGCGCCCACGAGAGGCTGCAGGACCTGCTGCGACACTACACGGCGTGCCCGCTCAGCCCCTACGGGGAGACGCTCACAGAGCCCCTCGTCCGCCAG ACACCTGAGCCTGCAGGACTTTCCCTGAGCTCTGAAATGCCAGATTCTGGAAACAAGGATACACACCCTCAGTATAGCCCGATCGTCAAAAAGTTGCAGAACATGACCCCCACGCAGAAGGAGGGGGCCGGGGAGCCCAAGGAG CTGCCCAGGCCCAAGCCTCCCGTGCCCGCCAAGCCTCAGCTGCCCCCCGAAGTCTACACGAGCCCGGCCCCGAggccccgcccggccccgccccccaaGCCCTCCAACCCCATCTACCAGGAGCCCGACGAACCCATCGCCTTCTACGCCATGGGGCGGGGCAGCCCCGGGGAAGCCCCCAGTAACGTGTACGCGGAGGTCGAGGCGCAGGTGCCGCCGGGCGCTGCGGGCCCGCCCTGCGTCCTCGGGCACCCCGCGCTGCGCAAGTGCAGGTCCAGGCCGGTCCCGGGGGGCCAG AACCCAGGCGCCCGGCAACCGCACGCTGAGAACTCTGTGACCGGACAAGGCCCTCCCGtgccccaccagcccctgccctgctgggggcACACCCTCCCCCACAAGCTTTCTagacagaggacagaggacaAAGGACAGACGTGGCTTTCCCTGGGGCCTCCTCAGTAG